The following proteins are co-located in the Fusobacteria bacterium ZRK30 genome:
- a CDS encoding zinc ribbon domain-containing protein YjdM, translating to MKTLPNCPKCNSEYTYEDGNLMVCPECSYEWNPEIEAEENAEKVYKDSNGNILVDGDTVSVIKDLKVKGSSLVVKKGTKVRNIRLVDADHDIKCKIDGIGSMELKTEFVKKI from the coding sequence ATGAAAACTTTACCAAATTGTCCAAAATGCAATTCAGAATATACATATGAAGATGGAAACCTTATGGTCTGTCCTGAATGTTCATACGAGTGGAACCCAGAGATCGAAGCTGAAGAAAATGCAGAAAAGGTGTACAAAGATAGCAATGGAAATATCTTAGTAGACGGAGATACAGTTAGCGTAATCAAAGATCTTAAAGTAAAAGGAAGTTCCCTTGTAGTAAAAAAAGGAACTAAAGTTAGAAACATAAGATTAGTAGATGCAGATCATGACATCAAATGTAAAATTGATGGAATTGGGTCTATGGAATTAAAAACTGAATTTGTAAAAAAAATATAG
- a CDS encoding exonuclease SbcCD subunit D: protein MKIMHLGDLHIGKKVNGYSMIENQRNIFEQIYSAISKHRVETVLIAGDIYDRSVPSEESIQLLDDFLSHLINTLKVRVIAISGNHDSPARLDFSRGILAKQGLHILGEYKKLVNKISVDNFDFYLMPFVTPAAIRKKFETVIKERDLTISTYDDTMKFIAGEASKNLDSSRVNIALYHGFVIGSGDDEKEIEREDSVKILAIGGKESVAERYFLDFDYTALGHLHGNRKVKSERVRYAGSPIKYSFSEKNQKKSLTVIEIDKNKFDLEQIEIKDRYPMIELKGTFDEIMETDIDRDAYLKITLTESVLDAMNKLRSRYSQIMELGIEISTIDPMDKDHSSKEIHKIPADQLFEDLGHSVGIEIDDEEMKQLRDVINEIKEVAH, encoded by the coding sequence ATGAAAATAATGCACCTGGGTGATCTCCACATAGGAAAAAAAGTCAACGGATATTCTATGATTGAAAATCAAAGGAATATTTTTGAACAAATATATAGTGCAATTTCAAAACATAGAGTAGAAACTGTTTTAATTGCAGGGGATATCTACGACAGATCTGTCCCTTCAGAAGAATCTATCCAACTATTGGACGATTTTTTGTCCCACCTGATCAATACATTAAAGGTCCGTGTAATCGCCATAAGCGGTAATCACGACAGTCCTGCAAGACTAGATTTTTCAAGGGGTATCCTGGCTAAACAGGGTCTTCATATCCTTGGAGAATATAAAAAACTGGTCAATAAAATAAGTGTAGATAATTTTGATTTCTATTTGATGCCCTTTGTTACTCCCGCTGCCATAAGGAAAAAGTTTGAAACAGTTATAAAGGAGAGGGATCTGACAATCTCTACCTATGATGATACTATGAAATTTATTGCAGGTGAAGCCTCTAAAAATTTAGATAGTAGCAGAGTTAACATAGCTCTCTATCACGGATTTGTTATCGGCAGTGGAGATGATGAAAAAGAGATAGAGAGGGAAGATTCTGTAAAGATATTAGCCATAGGAGGGAAAGAATCTGTTGCTGAAAGATATTTCTTAGACTTTGATTATACAGCCCTGGGTCACCTCCACGGCAACCGGAAGGTTAAAAGTGAAAGGGTAAGATATGCCGGCTCTCCTATCAAATACTCTTTTTCTGAAAAAAATCAAAAAAAATCACTGACTGTTATAGAGATCGACAAAAATAAATTTGATCTGGAACAAATTGAGATAAAGGATAGATATCCCATGATCGAATTAAAGGGTACTTTCGATGAAATTATGGAAACTGATATAGATCGAGATGCATATTTGAAGATAACTCTCACTGAAAGTGTCTTGGATGCCATGAATAAGCTGAGGAGCAGATATTCTCAGATAATGGAACTTGGAATAGAGATCTCAACTATTGATCCCATGGATAAAGATCACTCCTCCAAAGAGATCCATAAGATCCCGGCTGACCAGCTTTTTGAAGATTTGGGCCACAGTGTAGGAATCGAAATAGATGATGAGGAGATGAAACAATTAAGAGATGTCATCAATGAAATCAAGGAGGTGGCTCATTAA
- a CDS encoding SMC family ATPase: protein MRPIRLKMMGIGPYAGEVDLDFSKLNEEGLFLITGATGAGKTSIFDGITYALFGKANFDDNEKKNGIICDYIDDKEKSKAYVEYTFDLDGVEYRVKRTPAYEYINRNGKFSKKSESVEIEFKDEIKTNKTQVDKFIEEDIIKLDYKQFKKIIMLAQGSFSEFIKSNSNQKSEILKQIFNTDIYEKISYRLKDRSDNIRKNIYKSKGDLFAALRTLEIEDEVWKILLKNEVLEYEKLTSIISSNKFSLESLIKEKKAEKSKLDIVGLTKEIEESKIINEGIKKLNSAENSLLLLQQQDKDIEFKKNQIKRNQDAMKIKGECEILLDSKRNLESKKSKYSEGRNTLEKLEVNSKINIDNYDGLKDELEEKSKFISKMSILEGDLKVFISNEKEVINLNKEIKKLTRRLRDTKRSIKHLNFQKHHLEHIESTLKKELERSKEINDNKGVLEKKQLILTPILSKANDISFLEDRIKSLKTDENRLLEITKAKLKIYTDLHNIWVQNEAYNLSKELETGKPCMVCGSTTHPNLPKKPADCPTKRELDKNKNEYEVSKERLNLCEGNLLTLKDQLKSENAKLLELITPNNLPGDKISLLNLKVEYQDKISDLNIQLETLPTQADLDKAILDKNENNDKIIQAIAKESKITTDLEVSTSQIEGFTHGNLEIQKKFQENKLNIEKFEKVLESAQNRCRELQTTIKDLETLKEEIKTQGIQLKAVEDDINKLTKTIKTQEHRWNETLIKNNFKDLDEYQSILTILVDPLNEEIKTYREEVIKQKTIISESEKFKKADSINLEKLNEKSKLLTQEIEEIDRFINKKQTKLNSFTNPEKKLDESRKVLEEKEKQYKIFNKLYEISVGKYGEKRNNITFQNYVLAVYFQDVLDRANDRLSLMTNNQYHMRLDTAKKGNAGSGLEVNVFDSHTGKERSIKTLSGGETFKASMALALGLSDVVQAQNGGIKLDSVFIDEGFGTLDEESLSVAMDILMELKTSGRTVGIISHVNELKQTITSQIKVEKTIRGSKAEVIY from the coding sequence ATGAGACCTATAAGACTTAAGATGATGGGGATCGGTCCCTATGCCGGTGAGGTTGATCTTGACTTTTCAAAACTCAATGAGGAGGGGTTATTTCTTATCACCGGAGCTACAGGAGCAGGGAAAACATCTATATTTGACGGGATTACCTATGCCCTGTTCGGAAAAGCTAATTTCGATGATAATGAGAAAAAAAACGGTATAATCTGTGACTATATCGACGACAAGGAAAAATCTAAAGCCTATGTAGAATATACATTTGATCTGGATGGTGTCGAATACCGTGTGAAAAGAACTCCTGCATATGAATATATCAATAGGAACGGGAAATTTTCAAAAAAAAGCGAAAGTGTGGAGATTGAATTTAAAGACGAAATCAAAACCAATAAAACACAGGTAGATAAATTTATCGAGGAAGATATTATAAAGCTTGACTATAAACAATTTAAAAAGATAATCATGCTGGCCCAGGGGTCCTTCAGTGAATTTATCAAATCCAATTCCAACCAAAAATCAGAGATACTGAAACAGATCTTCAATACCGATATCTATGAAAAGATCAGTTACAGACTAAAAGACAGGTCGGATAATATCAGGAAAAATATCTATAAAAGTAAGGGAGATCTCTTTGCTGCCTTGAGAACTTTGGAGATAGAAGATGAAGTATGGAAAATTCTCTTAAAAAATGAAGTTTTGGAATATGAGAAACTTACCAGTATAATAAGCTCAAATAAGTTTTCCTTGGAATCTCTTATAAAAGAAAAGAAAGCTGAAAAATCAAAATTAGATATTGTAGGTCTTACCAAGGAAATTGAGGAGTCTAAAATTATCAATGAGGGAATAAAGAAATTAAATTCAGCTGAGAATTCCCTTTTACTCCTTCAGCAGCAGGATAAAGATATTGAGTTTAAAAAAAATCAAATAAAGAGAAACCAAGATGCTATGAAGATAAAGGGGGAGTGTGAAATACTTTTAGATTCTAAAAGAAATCTGGAATCTAAAAAATCAAAGTATTCAGAAGGCAGAAATACCCTTGAAAAACTGGAGGTAAACTCTAAAATAAATATTGATAATTACGATGGATTAAAAGATGAGTTGGAGGAGAAATCCAAATTTATAAGTAAGATGAGTATTTTAGAGGGAGATCTAAAAGTTTTTATTTCCAATGAGAAAGAGGTAATTAATTTAAATAAAGAGATAAAAAAGTTAACCAGAAGACTCCGGGATACCAAAAGGAGTATTAAACATTTAAATTTTCAAAAACATCACCTTGAACACATTGAGTCCACCCTGAAAAAAGAGCTGGAGAGGAGTAAAGAAATTAATGACAATAAGGGAGTATTAGAAAAAAAACAGCTTATTTTAACTCCTATCCTGTCTAAGGCAAATGATATTTCTTTCCTTGAAGACAGGATAAAATCATTAAAAACAGATGAAAACAGACTGTTAGAGATAACTAAAGCAAAATTGAAAATTTATACTGATCTCCATAATATATGGGTTCAAAATGAAGCTTATAACCTGTCAAAGGAGTTAGAAACAGGAAAGCCTTGTATGGTATGTGGTTCTACGACCCACCCGAACCTTCCTAAAAAACCCGCAGATTGTCCTACCAAAAGAGAATTGGATAAAAATAAAAACGAGTATGAAGTTTCCAAAGAAAGGTTAAATCTTTGTGAAGGTAATCTCCTCACATTGAAAGATCAATTAAAATCTGAAAACGCTAAATTATTAGAATTAATTACTCCTAATAATCTTCCAGGTGATAAAATCAGTCTGTTAAATTTAAAGGTAGAATACCAAGATAAAATATCTGATCTTAACATCCAGTTAGAGACTTTGCCTACACAGGCTGACCTGGATAAAGCTATTCTAGATAAAAATGAAAATAATGATAAAATCATCCAAGCCATTGCAAAGGAAAGTAAAATCACGACCGATTTAGAAGTTTCAACTTCTCAAATAGAAGGTTTTACCCATGGCAATTTGGAGATACAAAAAAAATTCCAAGAAAATAAACTGAATATTGAAAAGTTTGAAAAAGTTTTAGAATCTGCACAGAATAGATGTAGGGAACTTCAAACGACTATTAAAGATCTTGAAACTTTAAAAGAGGAGATTAAAACTCAAGGTATTCAGTTAAAAGCTGTTGAAGACGACATTAACAAGTTAACTAAAACTATTAAAACTCAAGAACATAGATGGAATGAAACTCTGATAAAAAATAATTTTAAAGATTTAGATGAGTATCAGTCTATACTCACTATCCTTGTAGACCCCCTGAATGAGGAGATCAAAACTTATCGTGAGGAGGTCATCAAACAAAAAACTATAATCTCTGAATCTGAAAAATTTAAAAAAGCAGATTCGATAAATTTGGAGAAGTTAAATGAAAAAAGCAAGTTATTAACTCAGGAGATTGAGGAGATAGACAGGTTTATAAATAAAAAACAGACTAAACTGAACAGCTTTACCAATCCTGAAAAAAAACTAGATGAGAGTAGAAAGGTATTGGAAGAGAAAGAGAAACAGTATAAAATTTTTAATAAACTCTATGAGATATCAGTGGGTAAATATGGAGAAAAAAGAAATAATATAACTTTTCAAAACTATGTTTTAGCAGTTTATTTCCAAGATGTCTTAGACAGAGCTAACGACAGGCTCAGCCTAATGACAAACAATCAATACCATATGAGGCTGGATACTGCTAAAAAAGGAAATGCCGGCTCAGGATTAGAGGTAAATGTCTTCGATTCCCATACAGGAAAGGAAAGGAGCATTAAAACTCTCTCCGGAGGTGAAACTTTTAAAGCATCTATGGCTTTAGCTCTGGGATTATCCGATGTAGTACAGGCTCAAAATGGGGGGATAAAGCTCGATTCAGTCTTTATAGATGAAGGTTTTGGTACACTAGATGAGGAGTCCCTCTCTGTAGCTATGGATATTTTAATGGAATTAAAAACGAGTGGTCGAACTGTGGGAATCATATCCCACGTCAATGAATTAAAGCAGACAATAACCAGCCAGATCAAAGTAGAAAAAACTATTAGGGGAAGTAAGGCAGAGGTTATCTACTAA
- a CDS encoding DUF748 domain-containing protein: MKKIYKIILLSLGTIVFLLMIGTNLILKGVVTSYLESSLNRRVTISSLWLNPFTGTLFSRNVTIWNGEEQPLLSLKSIEINTDPLKLFRRKLSISEVRLIEPALNLISLEDNSKDNTETSPKIKESASTASSQGFLREVEVHNIAIENLTFIRPDGILKSMNTITLKVPESTYENNDLDLSANLNILGSGLVDIKIKVNTKTGLLNTSLVSQGFHLNNTFSSKEKGDLSLSGNIKGNIFIQGNYLKKIFQAGGNIIGSNILVEDEKGEQVLNSEHIFVDLESLTIPEISLNLKKVEIKNTQSSLSIFQKEKKGSTPEKKQEISPKSAGMKSPLLKDIRIDEFIIKRSSLSYRDLIFTDIDLDLKDLRNVPQNKSSAALSFTLNNTINFSSQSLVEVLDYSMGFDPLKSLIFKGNFTLDTPSLALPDSIQKNLPYEAEIKNVNLKGNYSYNYPNITLKSDIFTEDLKLIGKKTQLHNILLKSLSGKVSSAYNLDDNSYSLSGPLDLKILNIKDKKGQNFFNGDLAVAVSSLNKKKIILDSVKFSSFFLDLNTKISPEDSKSSPAEEATSQGDKSLSKEEEIEVVIDSLKLRKGRIVTGDLSFENVYLNGNNISNKKINSNFVVDILINSSASLKGDLNIKLDDIDMLSDLKAKGNISISNLDLKILTPYIEMLPYKLNGIINYSSFLDYSKDSMSSKGSFSASDLYIKKSDSMEMFIENIRSKMDFRLKKEEVTLLKSNFSFLNLNGKIKDETKFKISKGDIGVKELSPKTIKFGSISLTSPMIDLREPPKESGDIKVSSKIPDEQKEKKPLPVISASKIKIKNGKVTYRGLKKTSVYDNIGISAVNFTTEKNKRFSIDAGFSIIGIEKIQLNGNLTLKEDWDFSPKTLTFSGVFNVTKLKIPDFNNYLRKSLPNEFDGGLLSSKGKVNVKAGQLDSEHDITISKVVLGKSTGYSKEIPLGSIIKVLIDKYGNINLTLPITGDLTNPKLGITTIVSSSLMSGLVKAARSPQTIISKILPLENNEIKTIYFQYLSNELSKLERDKLSEIVNILTENPNSKVTFTLYTNNNIEKNLIATKSITGILSGQRIGSKMTLEDLMEERKQYILNFFTNRVSSKRIEIKISKDSRSLPQAKVDFKE; this comes from the coding sequence ATGAAAAAAATATATAAGATTATTCTACTATCTCTAGGTACAATTGTATTTCTTTTGATGATAGGTACAAACCTTATTTTAAAAGGAGTAGTCACTTCATATTTAGAAAGTAGTCTAAACAGAAGAGTAACTATTAGCAGTCTCTGGTTAAACCCTTTCACAGGTACTCTTTTTTCCCGTAATGTGACTATATGGAACGGGGAAGAGCAACCACTGCTGTCTCTCAAATCCATAGAGATAAATACCGATCCTCTTAAACTTTTTAGAAGAAAACTCTCTATAAGTGAGGTCCGCCTCATTGAACCTGCTTTAAACCTTATTAGTTTAGAAGATAACTCAAAAGATAATACTGAAACTTCTCCAAAAATAAAAGAGTCGGCTTCTACGGCCTCTTCACAAGGCTTTTTAAGAGAGGTAGAAGTTCACAATATTGCAATAGAAAACCTGACTTTTATCAGGCCAGATGGGATATTAAAATCAATGAATACAATAACCCTTAAGGTTCCTGAATCTACCTATGAAAACAATGACTTGGACCTGTCTGCTAATCTAAATATCTTAGGCAGCGGACTCGTTGATATAAAAATTAAAGTTAATACAAAAACCGGTCTGTTAAACACCTCGTTGGTCTCCCAGGGATTTCACTTAAATAACACCTTTTCTTCCAAGGAAAAAGGTGACCTTAGTTTATCTGGGAATATTAAAGGTAATATCTTTATTCAAGGTAACTACCTGAAAAAAATATTTCAGGCAGGAGGAAATATAATCGGTTCAAATATCCTTGTTGAAGATGAAAAGGGCGAACAGGTTCTAAACTCTGAACATATCTTTGTCGACCTGGAAAGTCTGACCATTCCCGAGATATCCTTAAACCTAAAAAAAGTAGAAATAAAAAACACCCAAAGCAGCTTATCTATTTTTCAAAAAGAAAAAAAGGGGTCTACCCCTGAGAAAAAACAGGAAATCAGTCCAAAATCTGCAGGGATGAAAAGTCCCCTACTAAAAGATATAAGGATAGATGAGTTTATCATTAAAAGATCTTCCCTTTCTTACAGAGATCTTATATTTACAGACATCGATTTAGATCTCAAGGATCTGAGAAATGTTCCTCAGAATAAGTCATCTGCTGCACTTTCCTTTACCCTTAACAACACCATAAATTTTTCATCTCAGTCCCTTGTTGAGGTCTTGGATTATTCCATGGGATTTGATCCCCTTAAATCTCTTATTTTTAAAGGAAACTTTACATTGGATACCCCATCTTTGGCACTTCCTGATTCTATTCAAAAGAATCTCCCATATGAGGCTGAGATCAAAAATGTTAATCTCAAAGGAAATTATTCCTATAACTATCCCAATATCACATTAAAGTCAGATATATTTACCGAAGATCTAAAACTCATAGGAAAGAAGACCCAGCTTCATAATATTCTGCTTAAATCTCTTTCCGGTAAGGTCTCTTCGGCGTATAATTTAGATGATAACTCCTACTCCCTCTCCGGTCCACTAGATCTAAAAATACTTAATATCAAAGATAAAAAAGGTCAGAATTTTTTTAATGGAGATCTCGCAGTTGCAGTGAGTAGTTTGAATAAGAAAAAAATTATTTTAGACTCAGTGAAGTTTAGCAGCTTTTTTTTAGATTTAAATACAAAAATATCTCCTGAAGATTCTAAAAGTTCTCCTGCAGAAGAAGCTACCTCCCAAGGTGATAAGTCACTTTCTAAAGAAGAGGAAATTGAAGTTGTGATAGACAGTCTTAAGTTGAGAAAGGGTCGGATAGTTACAGGGGATCTCTCCTTTGAAAATGTCTATCTCAATGGAAATAATATATCCAATAAAAAAATTAATTCAAATTTTGTAGTTGATATACTTATAAATAGTTCCGCTTCCTTAAAGGGAGACTTGAATATAAAGTTAGACGATATAGATATGTTGTCAGATCTCAAGGCAAAGGGGAATATATCTATTTCAAATTTAGACCTTAAGATATTGACCCCTTATATCGAAATGCTTCCTTATAAGTTGAATGGAATTATCAATTATTCATCTTTTTTAGATTATTCAAAGGATAGTATGAGTTCCAAGGGAAGTTTTTCTGCCTCTGATCTCTACATAAAAAAATCTGATTCTATGGAAATGTTTATAGAAAATATTCGTTCTAAGATGGATTTCAGATTAAAAAAAGAGGAAGTCACTCTTTTAAAAAGCAATTTCTCTTTTTTGAATCTAAATGGAAAAATAAAAGATGAAACTAAGTTTAAAATATCTAAAGGTGATATAGGTGTGAAGGAGCTATCTCCTAAAACAATAAAATTTGGCTCCATCTCCCTGACCTCACCCATGATAGACCTAAGAGAACCTCCTAAAGAGTCCGGTGATATAAAAGTGTCTTCAAAAATTCCCGATGAACAAAAGGAGAAAAAACCTCTTCCTGTAATATCAGCTTCAAAAATTAAAATTAAAAATGGAAAAGTTACCTACAGGGGACTGAAAAAAACATCGGTTTATGACAATATAGGAATCTCAGCTGTAAACTTTACCACTGAAAAAAATAAAAGATTTTCTATAGATGCAGGTTTTTCCATTATAGGAATAGAAAAAATACAGCTCAACGGAAATCTTACCCTGAAGGAAGATTGGGATTTTTCACCTAAGACACTTACCTTTAGCGGAGTTTTCAATGTTACTAAGTTAAAAATACCTGATTTTAACAATTACCTCAGAAAAAGCCTTCCCAACGAGTTTGACGGGGGACTTCTGTCGTCCAAAGGAAAGGTTAATGTGAAAGCCGGTCAATTAGATTCAGAGCATGATATAACCATCTCAAAGGTGGTATTGGGAAAATCTACCGGTTATTCCAAGGAAATTCCTCTAGGATCTATAATAAAAGTTCTTATTGATAAATATGGAAATATCAATCTCACCCTTCCTATAACCGGTGACCTTACAAATCCAAAGTTAGGTATAACCACAATTGTTTCCAGTAGTCTTATGAGTGGTCTGGTAAAAGCAGCCAGATCTCCTCAGACTATAATTTCCAAGATCCTCCCCTTGGAAAATAACGAGATCAAGACCATTTACTTTCAATACCTTTCAAATGAATTGAGTAAATTAGAGAGAGACAAACTGAGTGAAATTGTAAATATACTTACAGAAAATCCAAACTCTAAGGTTACCTTTACCCTCTATACCAATAATAATATAGAAAAGAATCTTATAGCCACCAAATCCATCACCGGTATCCTCTCAGGCCAGAGAATAGGTTCAAAAATGACCTTAGAAGATCTCATGGAGGAGAGAAAACAATATATCCTGAACTTCTTTACAAATAGGGTTTCTTCCAAAAGAATCGAAATAAAAATCTCTAAAGACAGTCGGTCACTTCCCCAGGCTAAGGTGGATTTTAAGGAGTAA